In Paenibacillus sp. FSL M7-0420, a single genomic region encodes these proteins:
- the argS gene encoding arginine--tRNA ligase, producing MTQSLNPLQLAHERVKEAIADAVVAAGLVSREELPAIVLEVPKDKAHGDMATNAAMQLTKIAKRNPRQIAEAIIEHLDTGRASIEKAEIAGPGFINFTLSKSYLYPVIALVAEQGEGYGRVNIGQGKRVEMEFVSANPTGSLHLGHARGAAVGDALCNVLDYAGYNVTREYYINDAGNQVANLCLSIETRYLQELGQPAEMPEDGYHGEDIKGFAKELVAEKGDSLLAMTPGDRAAFFRTYGLAKELDKIKRDLSRFRVNFDIWFSETSLYENGEVLRSLDELRERGEVYEKEGATWLATTKYGDDKDRVLIKNDGTYTYLTPDIAYHSDKYGRGYDTMINIWGADHHGYIPRMKAAMAALGNDPEKLVVLIAQMVSLFQDGEKVKMSKRTGKAVTMEDLMEEVGIDAIRYFFTMRSMDSHLDFDMDLAISTSNENPVFYVQYAHARICSIFRQAEEQGIVVPDAAQIDYSKLTAAHEYDLLRKIGELPAEITIAAEGYAPHRLVRYVYDLASLFHSYYKAERVITEDAAQTVARLALLGAARTAIANVLRLVGVTAPDRM from the coding sequence ATGACACAATCTTTAAATCCGCTCCAGCTTGCCCATGAACGGGTGAAGGAGGCCATCGCCGATGCGGTAGTAGCCGCAGGTCTGGTGTCCCGCGAAGAGCTGCCCGCCATTGTGCTGGAAGTACCGAAGGACAAGGCCCATGGAGATATGGCCACCAATGCTGCTATGCAGCTGACCAAGATTGCTAAGCGTAACCCCCGGCAGATCGCCGAGGCGATTATAGAGCATCTGGATACGGGCCGCGCTTCTATTGAGAAGGCGGAGATTGCCGGACCGGGCTTCATTAACTTCACTTTGTCCAAAAGCTATCTCTACCCCGTGATCGCACTTGTGGCCGAGCAGGGTGAAGGTTATGGCCGTGTGAACATAGGCCAGGGCAAGCGTGTAGAAATGGAGTTCGTCAGCGCGAACCCTACCGGCAGCCTTCATCTGGGACATGCCCGCGGCGCTGCGGTCGGCGATGCCCTGTGCAACGTGCTGGATTATGCCGGCTACAACGTGACCCGGGAGTACTACATTAACGATGCCGGCAACCAGGTCGCCAATCTGTGCTTATCCATCGAGACCCGGTACCTGCAGGAGCTGGGCCAGCCGGCCGAGATGCCGGAGGACGGTTATCATGGAGAGGATATCAAGGGCTTCGCCAAGGAGCTGGTGGCGGAGAAGGGCGACTCTCTGCTGGCTATGACACCGGGCGACCGGGCGGCATTCTTCCGTACCTACGGGCTTGCCAAGGAGCTCGACAAAATCAAACGTGACCTCAGCCGGTTCCGGGTCAACTTCGATATCTGGTTCAGTGAAACCTCCCTCTATGAGAACGGAGAAGTGCTGCGTTCGCTGGATGAGCTCCGCGAGCGCGGAGAAGTCTATGAGAAGGAAGGCGCCACCTGGCTTGCGACCACCAAATACGGCGATGATAAAGACCGCGTGCTGATCAAGAACGACGGCACGTATACGTACCTCACACCGGACATCGCCTATCACAGCGACAAATACGGCCGCGGCTACGACACGATGATCAACATCTGGGGAGCCGACCACCACGGCTATATTCCACGGATGAAGGCGGCTATGGCGGCGCTCGGCAATGATCCCGAGAAGCTCGTGGTGCTGATCGCCCAGATGGTCAGCCTGTTCCAGGACGGCGAGAAGGTCAAGATGTCCAAGCGTACCGGCAAAGCCGTGACGATGGAAGACCTGATGGAGGAAGTCGGAATCGACGCGATCCGTTACTTCTTCACCATGCGCAGCATGGATTCGCATCTGGACTTTGACATGGATCTGGCGATTTCGACATCCAATGAGAACCCTGTATTCTATGTACAGTACGCACATGCGCGGATTTGCAGCATATTCCGCCAAGCGGAGGAGCAGGGGATTGTAGTGCCGGATGCAGCCCAGATTGATTACAGCAAGCTGACTGCCGCACATGAATATGATCTGCTCCGCAAAATCGGTGAACTGCCTGCGGAGATTACCATTGCCGCCGAGGGCTATGCGCCGCACCGGCTGGTCCGCTATGTATACGACCTGGCTTCGCTGTTCCACAGCTACTACAAGGCAGAGCGCGTAATCACTGAGGATGCTGCTCAGACGGTAGCCCGCCTTGCCCTGCTGGGCGCTGCACGGACGGCCATTGCCAATGTCCTGCGGCTGGTTGGTGTTACCGCACCGGACCGGATGTAA
- a CDS encoding S8 family peptidase yields the protein MDYYGFWQMLLEEMKAASKSAPRHIVTFNDPRMYAGALSQWKSLKSKKPGLRQVQVSTLIRAFFVPAAGAERLMDRYADSLCIEEDHRIKVHSPLADKSGSALMPWGIRAIRAPQAWSRSTGVHVKIGVIDTGVDFRHPDLRHSLASGVNLLNRGMMPLDDNGHGTHIAGTLAAAGGARNMMGVAPRALLYPVKAFDHNGSAYVSDIVLGIDWCVQNKIDIINMSFGMRNRSKALHDVVIKAYRAGIAIIASAGNDGKRGGDYPARYPETIAVGALDRRQRVAAFSNRGPYIDVYGPGEGIPSCWLREGYKEMSGTSMATSHVTGAAALLLALRPGLSPRELKLLLRRTASPVRLRKGQRRASLGGGAADALRLLRAGIRARRASGSASSGAGGSAAGGSGAGSGSSSGAKAAAAAKA from the coding sequence ATGGATTATTACGGATTTTGGCAGATGCTGCTTGAAGAAATGAAGGCTGCCTCCAAAAGTGCACCACGGCACATTGTGACCTTCAACGACCCCCGCATGTATGCCGGCGCATTGTCGCAGTGGAAATCTCTGAAGAGTAAAAAGCCTGGCCTGAGGCAGGTTCAGGTCTCTACGCTGATCCGGGCTTTTTTCGTGCCCGCCGCCGGAGCAGAGCGGCTGATGGACCGTTATGCGGATTCCCTCTGTATAGAAGAAGACCACCGGATTAAGGTTCACTCGCCCCTGGCGGACAAAAGCGGTTCCGCCCTGATGCCCTGGGGGATCAGGGCCATCCGCGCTCCGCAGGCCTGGTCCAGATCGACCGGCGTTCATGTGAAGATCGGCGTCATCGATACGGGCGTTGATTTCCGCCATCCTGATCTCAGGCATTCCCTGGCCTCCGGAGTCAACCTGCTGAACCGCGGCATGATGCCGCTGGATGACAACGGCCACGGCACGCATATTGCCGGCACCCTGGCGGCGGCCGGGGGCGCGCGCAACATGATGGGCGTAGCTCCCCGAGCGCTGCTCTATCCGGTCAAGGCCTTCGACCACAACGGCTCCGCTTATGTGTCGGATATTGTCCTTGGCATCGATTGGTGCGTGCAGAACAAAATCGATATCATTAACATGAGCTTCGGGATGAGGAACCGGAGCAAGGCTCTGCATGATGTGGTAATCAAGGCCTACCGGGCCGGGATTGCCATCATCGCTTCCGCCGGCAACGACGGCAAGCGCGGCGGGGATTACCCCGCGCGCTATCCGGAGACGATTGCCGTAGGCGCTCTTGACAGAAGGCAGCGCGTCGCGGCCTTCAGCAACCGCGGACCGTACATCGATGTGTACGGTCCGGGCGAGGGCATCCCCTCCTGCTGGCTGCGGGAGGGGTACAAGGAAATGAGCGGCACCTCTATGGCGACCTCGCATGTCACCGGTGCCGCGGCCCTGCTGCTCGCGCTGCGGCCGGGGCTGTCGCCCCGCGAGCTGAAGCTGCTCTTGCGCCGCACCGCCTCGCCGGTACGGCTGCGCAAGGGCCAGCGCCGCGCATCGCTGGGCGGCGGCGCGGCCGATGCGCTGCGGCTGCTGCGCGCAGGCATCCGGGCCCGGCGCGCCAGCGGCAGCGCCAGCAGCGGGGCTGGCGGCAGCGCAGCCGGTGGCAGCGGCGCTGGCAGCGGAAGCAGCAGCGGGGCGAAGGCCGCTGCGGCGGCAAAGGCGTAA
- the rpoE gene encoding DNA-directed RNA polymerase subunit delta: MSTPLNLKLDPEKVKEMPMVDLAFLVLKAANTPYYYRDLMVEVAKLRGLTDQESQDTIAQLYTEINIDGRFACVGTNLWGLKRWYPLERSDDPVGNTKRVRIINDEDDDLEDDDFTDEEENYAAEEEDFDAIDEDRDDLYSDDDSEEEVDEDVVIDEDDIDEDESDDEDSEDGEEDDADDEDEEDKY; encoded by the coding sequence GTGAGTACGCCACTCAATTTAAAGCTGGACCCTGAGAAAGTAAAAGAAATGCCGATGGTAGACCTGGCCTTCCTGGTGCTTAAGGCAGCCAATACGCCTTACTACTACCGTGATCTGATGGTGGAGGTTGCCAAGCTGCGCGGGTTGACCGATCAAGAGAGCCAAGATACGATCGCCCAGCTATATACCGAGATTAATATTGACGGACGTTTTGCCTGTGTCGGAACCAACCTGTGGGGGTTGAAGCGCTGGTACCCGCTCGAACGCTCCGATGACCCTGTCGGCAACACCAAGCGTGTGCGGATCATCAACGACGAAGACGACGATCTGGAAGATGACGACTTCACCGATGAAGAAGAGAATTATGCTGCCGAGGAAGAGGATTTCGATGCGATTGACGAAGATCGCGACGACCTCTATTCCGACGACGACAGCGAAGAGGAAGTTGACGAAGATGTAGTCATCGATGAAGACGACATTGACGAAGACGAATCGGATGATGAAGATTCCGAAGACGGCGAAGAAGACGATGCCGACGATGAGGACGAGGAAGATAAATATTAG